A window of Cetobacterium sp. ZOR0034 contains these coding sequences:
- a CDS encoding cation-translocating P-type ATPase, producing MREFYSKSKDEIMGYFDTSEQGLKVKDLEKLREEYGSNELNSKEKKGAFIVFLEQFKDFLVIILLVAAAISFISGNKESTIVILAVITMNAILGTVQHMKAEKSLESLKKMSSPKAKVIRDGQKQEIDSSELLPGDIVLIEAGDVVPSDARILESYSLMVNESSLTGESESVEKISEVLDEGNLTVGDQKNMVFSGSLVTYGRAKLVVTSIGMKTELGKIAALLDETEDATTPLQKSLEKFGHKLSIAIIVLCIVVFFMSIARGINILDSLMFAVALAVAAIPEALGSIVTIVLAIGTQKMAKENAIIKKLHSVESLGCVSVICSDKTGTLTQNKMTVKNLFVDGKVVDAESIKIDSKIEMGLLRAAILCSDAVNVNGQEIGDPTEIALVNIGHKYNMIETEVRKEYLRLKELPFDSDRKMMSTLNRIEERDYLITKGAPDIIIDKAKYILREDGEIELVETKDIEGIKRANVKFAESGLRVLAFGMKEIGVDRELEFEDENEFIFIGLISMIDPPREESKVAVQNCIRAGIKPVMITGDYKVTAKAIAKEIGIYKDGDETLNGAEVEQMTDEELLQHVERISVYARVSPEHKIRIVSAWQKLGKICAMTGDGVNDAPALKKADVGIAMGITGTEVSKDAASMILTDDNFSTIVKSVVTGRNLYANIKNSIRFLLSGNTAGILAVFYASLMGLPVIFAPVHLLFINLLTDSLPAIAIGMEPSQGNVLDEKPREAGAPLLDKQLSSRILMEGALIAIVTMIAFYLGFVKGDAGLGSTMAFSTLCLGRLFHGFNCRGNGTILRLGLTKNMFSVYAFLLGTAFLYSVLIIPAFHDMFAVSDLTLMNFLEMTVLAFVPTLIIQILKFIKYDR from the coding sequence ATGAGAGAGTTTTATTCTAAAAGTAAAGATGAGATAATGGGATATTTTGATACATCTGAGCAAGGATTGAAAGTCAAAGATTTAGAAAAATTAAGAGAGGAATATGGAAGTAACGAATTAAACAGTAAAGAGAAAAAAGGTGCGTTTATAGTTTTTTTAGAGCAATTTAAAGATTTTTTAGTCATTATTCTTTTAGTAGCAGCGGCAATATCTTTTATTTCAGGAAATAAAGAGAGTACGATAGTTATTTTAGCGGTTATAACAATGAATGCGATTTTGGGAACAGTTCAGCATATGAAAGCTGAAAAATCATTAGAAAGTTTAAAAAAGATGTCCTCTCCAAAAGCGAAGGTTATAAGAGATGGACAAAAGCAAGAGATTGATTCAAGCGAGTTGTTACCTGGTGATATTGTTCTTATAGAAGCCGGAGATGTTGTTCCAAGTGATGCTAGGATATTAGAATCATATTCGCTTATGGTAAATGAGAGCTCTTTAACTGGGGAATCTGAAAGTGTTGAGAAGATATCTGAAGTATTAGATGAGGGAAATCTAACTGTAGGTGATCAAAAAAATATGGTTTTTTCAGGAAGTTTAGTAACTTATGGTAGAGCGAAGTTAGTGGTAACATCGATAGGAATGAAAACTGAACTGGGAAAAATTGCGGCTTTGCTAGATGAGACAGAGGATGCAACGACACCGTTACAGAAATCTTTAGAAAAATTTGGTCACAAACTATCAATAGCCATAATAGTACTTTGCATTGTTGTATTTTTTATGAGTATTGCAAGGGGTATAAATATACTTGACTCGTTGATGTTTGCAGTAGCACTAGCAGTAGCAGCCATTCCTGAAGCTCTTGGTTCGATTGTAACGATAGTTTTAGCGATAGGAACTCAAAAGATGGCAAAAGAGAATGCAATTATAAAAAAATTACATTCAGTTGAATCTTTAGGGTGTGTTTCTGTAATCTGCTCTGATAAAACAGGGACTCTTACTCAAAATAAAATGACTGTAAAAAACTTATTTGTAGATGGAAAAGTGGTGGATGCGGAGAGTATAAAGATAGATTCTAAGATTGAAATGGGATTATTAAGAGCGGCCATACTTTGTAGTGATGCTGTAAATGTAAATGGTCAAGAGATTGGGGACCCAACGGAGATTGCGCTTGTTAATATAGGGCATAAATATAATATGATAGAAACAGAGGTTAGAAAAGAGTATTTAAGATTGAAAGAGTTGCCGTTTGATTCTGATAGAAAAATGATGAGTACTTTAAATAGAATAGAGGAGAGAGATTATCTAATAACAAAAGGAGCTCCAGATATTATAATTGATAAAGCTAAGTATATATTGAGAGAAGATGGTGAGATAGAATTAGTAGAAACAAAAGATATAGAGGGTATAAAAAGAGCAAATGTAAAATTTGCTGAATCAGGACTTAGAGTTTTAGCTTTTGGAATGAAAGAGATTGGTGTCGATCGTGAATTAGAATTTGAAGATGAAAATGAGTTTATCTTTATCGGTTTGATAAGTATGATTGATCCACCAAGAGAAGAATCTAAAGTTGCTGTTCAAAATTGTATTAGAGCAGGAATAAAACCTGTTATGATAACAGGTGATTATAAAGTTACAGCTAAAGCGATAGCAAAAGAGATTGGTATTTATAAAGATGGAGATGAAACTTTAAATGGAGCAGAAGTTGAACAAATGACAGATGAAGAGTTATTGCAACATGTTGAAAGAATATCTGTATATGCAAGAGTATCACCGGAACATAAGATAAGAATAGTCTCAGCTTGGCAGAAGTTAGGGAAAATTTGTGCTATGACAGGAGATGGTGTAAATGATGCGCCGGCTTTAAAAAAGGCAGATGTAGGAATAGCAATGGGAATAACAGGAACAGAGGTTTCTAAAGATGCTGCTTCGATGATATTAACTGATGATAATTTTTCAACTATAGTGAAGTCGGTTGTAACTGGAAGAAATCTTTATGCAAATATAAAAAACTCAATAAGATTTTTATTGTCTGGGAATACAGCTGGAATATTGGCGGTATTTTATGCTTCGTTAATGGGATTGCCAGTAATATTTGCTCCGGTACATCTTTTATTTATAAATCTTTTAACTGATAGTTTACCTGCGATAGCAATCGGTATGGAGCCATCACAGGGAAATGTTTTGGATGAAAAACCAAGAGAAGCGGGAGCTCCGTTGTTAGATAAACAATTATCAAGTAGAATTTTGATGGAGGGAGCATTAATTGCAATTGTAACAATGATTGCTTTTTATTTAGGGTTTGTTAAAGGGGATGCTGGATTGGGAAGTACAATGGCATTTTCAACATTGTGTTTGGGTAGATTGTTCCATGGATTTAATTGTAGAGGAAATGGAACGATTCTTAGACTGGGTTTAACAAAGAATATGTTTAGTGTATATGCGTTTTTATTAGGAACAGCTTTCTTATACAGTGTATTGATTATTCCAGCTTTCCACGATATGTTTGCAGTATCAGATTTAACTCTTATGAATTTCTTGGAAATGACAGTATTGGCGTTTGTTCCAACGTTAATAATACAAATTTTGAAATTTATTAAATATGATAGATAA